In the genome of Syntrophorhabdus sp., one region contains:
- a CDS encoding PASTA domain-containing protein, with translation MKLLKILFYVVAPVLVFGLSTYLTISLLLKFQQTTVCPDVRGKTVEDARELLRNKGLALVVLRYERRNDVPYNHITVQKPDANISTKKGRVVYVIVSEGPELMKTPGFVGLTLEETHPVFSDRHLVLEKTVLVPHSRTGKVIAQVPAEGTDILEYGKVTLFVGTAPRCYYLMADTRDINYNELADELETKGIKYRINYARSDRASARGGIEYSILPRTIFSSAEEIVINIY, from the coding sequence ATGAAGCTCTTGAAGATCCTATTCTATGTTGTGGCGCCGGTACTCGTCTTCGGCCTGTCGACATACCTGACGATAAGCCTCCTTCTCAAGTTCCAGCAAACCACGGTCTGCCCCGATGTCCGGGGGAAGACCGTAGAGGACGCCCGGGAGCTTCTCAGGAACAAGGGTCTTGCGCTCGTGGTGCTCAGGTACGAGCGGCGCAACGACGTGCCCTACAATCATATCACCGTGCAAAAACCCGATGCCAATATATCCACCAAGAAAGGAAGGGTGGTCTATGTCATCGTGTCTGAAGGGCCGGAGCTCATGAAGACCCCGGGCTTCGTGGGACTCACTCTCGAGGAGACCCATCCGGTGTTCAGCGACAGGCATCTCGTTCTCGAAAAGACGGTCCTCGTTCCCCACTCCAGAACCGGCAAGGTCATCGCGCAGGTTCCGGCAGAGGGCACGGACATCCTCGAATACGGCAAGGTGACCCTCTTCGTCGGAACGGCGCCGAGGTGCTATTACCTCATGGCCGACACGCGCGACATCAATTACAATGAACTCGCCGACGAGCTCGAAACGAAGGGGATAAAGTACAGGATCAATTACGCGCGGAGCGATCGGGCCTCTGCGCGCGGCGGCATAGAGTACTCGATACTTCCCAGAACGATATTCAGTTCGGCTGAGGAGATCGTCATCAATATCTACTAG
- a CDS encoding ribulose-phosphate 3-epimerase translates to MKDILIAPSILSCDFLRLGQEIKDVEDAGADLIHVDVMDGHFVPNITIGPMFVEALRRINTKPLDVHLMIENPAQYVRQFAEAGSDIVTIHAEADNHLYRTLDVIKESGARAGISFNPGTPLGLLEHVIHIVDLVLIMTVNPGFGGQMYIPEMAGKITEARRMIDKAGRYIDLEVDGGIKAANAAEVVRAGGNVLVMGTEIFHSGDYRKKIDEVHDKLGR, encoded by the coding sequence ATGAAAGATATCCTCATCGCGCCGTCCATCCTCTCATGCGACTTCCTGCGCCTCGGCCAGGAGATAAAGGATGTCGAGGATGCGGGCGCGGACCTTATTCACGTGGACGTCATGGACGGCCATTTCGTTCCCAACATAACCATCGGCCCCATGTTCGTAGAGGCCCTGCGCAGGATCAACACGAAGCCCCTGGATGTCCACCTCATGATAGAGAACCCGGCGCAATACGTGCGGCAATTCGCTGAGGCCGGTTCCGACATTGTCACCATACATGCCGAAGCAGACAATCATCTTTACCGGACCCTCGATGTCATCAAGGAATCCGGTGCGCGGGCCGGCATATCATTCAATCCCGGGACACCTCTCGGCCTCCTCGAACACGTCATCCACATTGTCGACCTCGTCCTCATCATGACGGTCAACCCCGGTTTCGGAGGTCAGATGTACATCCCCGAGATGGCCGGAAAGATCACCGAGGCGCGCAGGATGATCGATAAGGCGGGCAGGTACATCGACCTCGAGGTCGATGGCGGTATCAAGGCGGCAAACGCCGCCGAGGTCGTCAGGGCAGGCGGCAATGTCCTCGTCATGGGCACAGAGATATTTCACAGCGGGGACTACCGGAAGAAGATCGACGAGGTCCACGACAAGCTGGGCCGTTGA
- a CDS encoding DUF3786 domain-containing protein — protein MELKRQKTYKGVFDRARDELLGSAMEEKFFLAGLRCERVGSETRVHVPFFDETIRLDVPGFTFSSSKGANVTLVAKIIILHYINTASGVPLTGEKVSYGDIPACMHYDPVFERRVLKPLVRAFGYDRHAFLDAGRGLGAKEEGFGDASVTLFALPKVPVTFVLWEGDTEFPPSARALFDPSVTGYLPLEDIVVVSKLAAGRILKTAIKNLAEEV, from the coding sequence ATGGAACTCAAGAGACAAAAGACATACAAAGGCGTCTTCGACAGGGCCCGCGACGAGCTCCTGGGAAGCGCCATGGAGGAGAAGTTCTTCCTCGCGGGCCTGCGCTGCGAGAGGGTTGGCAGCGAGACACGCGTCCATGTCCCTTTTTTCGACGAGACCATTCGCCTTGATGTACCTGGGTTCACCTTCTCGAGTTCCAAGGGAGCCAATGTCACCCTCGTCGCGAAGATCATCATCCTTCACTACATAAACACCGCCTCAGGGGTCCCGCTTACGGGCGAGAAGGTCTCCTATGGGGACATCCCCGCGTGCATGCACTACGACCCCGTTTTCGAGAGGAGGGTACTCAAGCCTCTTGTCAGGGCATTCGGCTACGACAGGCACGCCTTTCTCGACGCCGGCCGCGGCCTCGGGGCAAAGGAGGAAGGGTTCGGTGACGCCTCTGTCACGCTTTTCGCCTTACCCAAGGTACCCGTCACCTTTGTTCTCTGGGAAGGGGACACCGAGTTCCCGCCGTCGGCCAGGGCCCTTTTCGATCCCTCCGTCACCGGCTATCTGCCGCTCGAGGATATCGTGGTGGTATCGAAGCTTGCCGCCGGAAGAATACTGAAGACGGCGATAAAAAACCTTGCCGAAGAGGTGTGA
- a CDS encoding MBL fold metallo-hydrolase, with translation MIFKQFNFDGCLAYVIACERERKGVIIDPSHEMDPFLDFISSRGLTITHIIDTHTHVDHVSLAPELADRLTATTVMNRNTPAQRELGAKVTDLFGIEKVLAENALKRVDLYLGDGDELKIGDITLQAMETKGHTRDHMAILAGDRIFTGDVLIIGQCGRTDLPGGSSRDMYESLFGRIMPLSDDLIVYPAHDYRGNINSSLGYEKVNNVCLKTPRTMEEFETFLKGLFPPLDAKTGKLQCGLSTMEPAPEGELGPLMKSFCISMEAFLATPHEETVIEPEELLQKITKKQMLFLVDVREPKELEQTGFIEGAVNIPVREIAMRIGEFPKDLDTPVVVYCASGHRSSHAAVYLRAYGYRNTRNLEYGIHGWQDRNYPLKQIR, from the coding sequence ATGATATTCAAGCAGTTCAATTTTGATGGATGCCTCGCGTATGTCATCGCCTGTGAAAGGGAAAGAAAAGGGGTGATCATAGACCCTTCCCACGAAATGGACCCTTTCCTCGATTTCATCTCGTCCCGGGGACTCACCATAACCCACATCATCGACACCCACACCCACGTCGACCACGTTTCCCTGGCGCCGGAGCTTGCCGACAGGCTCACGGCCACAACGGTCATGAACAGGAACACACCGGCACAGAGGGAGCTGGGGGCAAAGGTCACGGACCTCTTCGGGATCGAGAAGGTCCTTGCCGAGAATGCCCTGAAAAGGGTCGACCTCTACCTCGGTGACGGGGATGAACTGAAGATAGGCGACATCACCCTGCAGGCAATGGAAACGAAAGGCCACACCCGGGACCACATGGCGATCCTCGCCGGTGACAGGATCTTCACCGGTGACGTCCTCATCATAGGCCAGTGCGGAAGGACAGACCTGCCCGGCGGAAGCTCCCGCGACATGTACGAAAGCCTCTTCGGCAGGATCATGCCCCTCTCCGATGACCTCATCGTCTACCCTGCCCACGACTACAGGGGCAACATCAATTCCTCACTGGGTTACGAGAAGGTCAACAACGTCTGCCTCAAGACACCGCGCACAATGGAGGAGTTCGAGACATTCCTGAAAGGTCTCTTTCCCCCGCTCGACGCGAAGACGGGGAAACTCCAATGCGGCCTCAGCACCATGGAACCGGCACCCGAGGGCGAACTGGGACCTCTCATGAAAAGCTTCTGCATCTCCATGGAGGCCTTCCTCGCGACACCCCACGAGGAAACCGTCATCGAGCCCGAAGAACTGCTGCAGAAGATCACGAAGAAGCAAATGCTTTTCCTCGTCGACGTCAGGGAACCGAAAGAACTGGAACAGACCGGCTTCATCGAAGGGGCCGTGAACATCCCCGTTCGTGAGATCGCCATGAGGATAGGCGAGTTCCCGAAAGACCTCGACACCCCTGTCGTCGTCTATTGCGCGAGCGGCCACCGTTCCTCCCACGCCGCCGTCTACCT